A single Paratractidigestivibacter faecalis DNA region contains:
- a CDS encoding PTS system mannose/fructose/sorbose family transporter subunit IID, with protein MSDIIKNEAEQSSEPICSEPLTKEELDRLFWRYQLRYLTCCNLENWHGNCYAYDMAPLYKKYYDKDGQREGMLRMFDFINTEQTTASVLWGILVGMEEQKALGKPVSDEMIRTVKSSLMGPLAGVGDSLVQATILPLLTTIAISLTGAGDVLSPLGVVLFIIATPILLWAYARVLFNNGYTLGKDAVSTLMGTAMDRIKTAVQLFGIIVIGALSASYVKLSTPLSFAASADATPVVLQDVINGIFPNLLSLLLVIGCWYLLSKKGMSVTKVIFGLMGIVVVLGLVGIL; from the coding sequence ATGAGCGACATCATCAAAAACGAGGCCGAGCAGAGCTCCGAGCCCATCTGCAGCGAGCCGTTGACCAAAGAAGAGCTCGACCGCCTCTTTTGGCGCTACCAGCTCAGGTATCTGACCTGCTGCAACCTCGAGAACTGGCACGGTAACTGCTATGCCTACGATATGGCCCCTCTTTACAAGAAGTACTACGACAAGGACGGCCAGCGCGAGGGCATGCTTCGCATGTTCGACTTCATCAACACCGAGCAGACGACGGCGAGCGTGCTGTGGGGAATACTCGTCGGCATGGAGGAGCAGAAGGCCCTGGGCAAGCCGGTAAGCGACGAGATGATCCGAACCGTTAAATCCTCGCTTATGGGCCCGCTCGCCGGCGTGGGCGATTCCCTTGTCCAGGCGACGATCCTTCCGCTGCTCACCACCATCGCCATCTCGCTTACCGGCGCGGGCGATGTCCTGAGCCCGCTTGGCGTCGTGCTCTTCATCATTGCGACCCCGATTCTGCTGTGGGCCTATGCGCGCGTCCTCTTCAACAACGGTTACACCCTCGGTAAGGACGCCGTTTCGACGCTGATGGGCACTGCGATGGACCGCATCAAGACCGCGGTCCAGCTCTTCGGAATCATCGTCATCGGCGCGCTGTCCGCGTCCTACGTGAAGCTGTCCACGCCGCTGTCGTTCGCGGCTTCCGCCGACGCAACGCCCGTGGTGTTGCAGGACGTCATCAACGGCATCTTTCCCAACCTGCTGAGCCTGCTTCTGGTCATCGGCTGCTGGTATTTGCTCTCCAAGAAGGGCATGTCCGTAACCAAGGTGATTTTCGGCCTTATGGGCATCGTCGTGGTGCTCGGCCTCGTCGGAATTCTGTAG
- a CDS encoding class I mannose-6-phosphate isomerase, translating into MEISNHSVYRIEPLYKSFVWAGHKLIDRFGLKTDLENVGTIYSVLALPGELDNPVTGMGMTLSELYQTHRELFGCSDEVFPVRMTITCNEGFQSYQSHPGDEYAMAHEGCRGKVSGAITLDESDEKGMWLFGHKPMDAKEFRRCIDEKDWDALFTKLEVKDGDFVHTPAGVIHGGWGSGKVSATFGTNSDITYRFYDNDRNDPARPLSIDDVCACASFPELPFKAERPEGVKKDGVTRFVYHDVPGEYVALRYKVDGEASFEHDSFLFVTCVGGNGTVCGEPISLGETLFIPVGYGPLVLSGKMDCIAISYHEKNECVK; encoded by the coding sequence ATGGAGATAAGCAATCACTCCGTATACCGCATCGAGCCCCTGTACAAGTCCTTTGTGTGGGCAGGCCATAAGCTCATCGACCGCTTTGGCCTGAAGACCGATCTGGAAAACGTCGGCACGATCTACAGCGTTCTTGCGCTTCCCGGCGAGCTCGATAACCCGGTGACGGGCATGGGCATGACGCTCTCCGAGCTTTACCAGACGCACCGCGAGCTCTTCGGCTGCTCCGACGAGGTGTTCCCCGTAAGGATGACGATCACGTGCAACGAGGGCTTCCAGTCCTACCAGTCCCACCCCGGCGATGAATACGCCATGGCGCATGAAGGTTGTCGCGGAAAGGTCTCCGGCGCGATCACCCTGGACGAGTCCGACGAGAAGGGCATGTGGCTCTTTGGCCATAAGCCCATGGACGCTAAGGAGTTCAGGCGCTGCATCGACGAGAAGGACTGGGACGCGCTCTTCACGAAGCTCGAGGTCAAAGACGGCGACTTCGTCCACACGCCCGCCGGCGTGATCCATGGCGGCTGGGGCTCCGGCAAGGTCTCCGCGACCTTCGGCACGAACAGCGACATCACGTACCGTTTCTATGACAACGACCGCAACGACCCCGCCCGCCCGCTCAGCATCGACGACGTCTGCGCCTGCGCGAGCTTCCCGGAGCTCCCCTTTAAGGCGGAGCGTCCGGAGGGCGTCAAGAAGGACGGCGTGACTCGATTTGTGTATCACGACGTCCCCGGCGAATACGTCGCCCTGCGTTACAAGGTCGACGGCGAGGCGTCTTTTGAGCACGACAGCTTCCTCTTTGTGACGTGCGTTGGCGGGAACGGCACCGTGTGCGGCGAGCCCATCTCGTTGGGGGAGACGCTCTTCATCCCTGTTGGGTACGGCCCGCTTGTGCTTTCCGGAAAGATGGACTGTATCGCAATCAGCTATCACGAAAAGAATGAGTGCGTCAAATGA
- a CDS encoding PTS sugar transporter subunit IIC: MAYFVQVLLVALLYHLTNTFASFGGMVFGRYTLQRPLVGGLLVGLLFGDVQKGLELGVAFQLAYMGAFAVGGAVSIDVGVVSYPVMAIAIINGLDTGTALAIAAPISILTANLTHVMRAFNTVCTGIVRKGIEEVDYKKIELGNVILPQAFLAAMNFAVVFVLMYLGTGAVDSLLAVVPQNVMHALGLLGGVLPAVGMAMLLKFNIVGNWMFIFFVLGFMMVSSMGMGFIPIAIFAAALAFLYWKIDSRPEASTASASANVFTDDDEVEL, translated from the coding sequence ATGGCTTATTTCGTTCAGGTACTTCTTGTCGCGCTTCTTTATCACCTCACAAATACGTTTGCTTCCTTCGGGGGAATGGTGTTCGGGCGCTATACGCTCCAGAGACCGCTTGTGGGAGGCCTCCTTGTGGGACTTCTTTTTGGCGATGTGCAAAAGGGCCTTGAGCTTGGAGTTGCGTTTCAGCTTGCCTACATGGGTGCCTTCGCGGTTGGCGGAGCAGTTTCCATTGACGTGGGCGTTGTTTCTTATCCTGTTATGGCCATCGCGATTATCAACGGTCTGGATACCGGTACCGCCCTTGCGATCGCGGCGCCGATCTCCATCCTTACCGCAAACCTTACTCACGTGATGCGTGCCTTCAACACGGTGTGCACCGGAATCGTCCGTAAGGGCATCGAGGAGGTCGACTACAAGAAGATCGAGCTCGGCAACGTCATTCTTCCTCAGGCATTCCTGGCGGCCATGAACTTCGCGGTCGTTTTCGTCCTGATGTACCTGGGCACCGGCGCTGTGGACAGCCTGCTTGCCGTCGTCCCGCAGAACGTCATGCACGCGCTTGGCCTTCTTGGAGGCGTCCTGCCCGCCGTCGGTATGGCCATGCTGCTCAAGTTCAACATTGTCGGCAACTGGATGTTCATCTTCTTTGTCCTGGGCTTCATGATGGTTTCCTCCATGGGCATGGGCTTCATCCCCATTGCCATCTTTGCCGCCGCCCTGGCGTTCCTGTACTGGAAGATCGACTCTCGTCCTGAGGCATCGACTGCAAGCGCAAGCGCGAACGTGTTCACCGACGATGACGAAGTGGAGCTGTAA
- a CDS encoding MurR/RpiR family transcriptional regulator produces MPLVVRLCRGSRSSPAFFIWTVIALFTTRVKSLYPKFTMAERKVADYLIMNGDEIEDVTSHELARRLDVGQSTVMRFSKKMGYSMFGEMIADIKSSGDLSTEIQNDDGLFTVMSKIEAKYHELLKGVVRSNTEDNLAQAARLVDGADTIICYGCMESGLLTSRLCWSLVGLGKNAYCDAEIIQVKRRLRTLDPNKDLLVVVSKSGDKVEPVGVAKAAVAKGIPVLAICDASDNPLSRLATSSLRVIEVADRSTPMTSMGVDAGVMLMTDTLVASVYQQDRKKYAAAYRGGIVAAFSERRE; encoded by the coding sequence TTGCCTCTGGTAGTACGCCTATGCCGGGGAAGTCGATCTTCCCCGGCCTTTTTTATTTGGACGGTGATTGCGCTGTTCACCACAAGGGTCAAGAGTCTCTACCCTAAATTCACCATGGCGGAGAGAAAGGTCGCCGACTATCTCATCATGAACGGCGACGAGATTGAGGACGTGACCTCGCACGAGCTCGCGCGGCGTCTCGACGTGGGGCAGTCGACTGTCATGCGCTTCTCGAAAAAGATGGGGTACTCGATGTTCGGCGAGATGATCGCCGATATCAAAAGCTCCGGTGATTTGAGCACCGAGATACAGAATGACGACGGGTTATTCACCGTTATGAGCAAGATCGAAGCAAAGTATCACGAGCTTCTAAAAGGCGTCGTAAGAAGCAATACCGAGGATAATCTGGCCCAGGCGGCCCGTCTTGTCGATGGGGCGGACACCATCATTTGCTATGGATGCATGGAGAGCGGTTTGTTGACGTCCCGCTTGTGTTGGTCGTTGGTCGGGCTTGGAAAGAACGCCTACTGCGATGCTGAGATTATCCAGGTTAAGCGACGCCTGCGGACGCTCGACCCGAACAAAGATCTGCTGGTTGTCGTCTCAAAATCGGGAGACAAAGTCGAACCGGTGGGGGTGGCGAAGGCCGCTGTGGCCAAGGGAATCCCCGTGTTAGCAATCTGCGACGCGTCGGATAACCCTCTCTCGAGGCTTGCGACCTCGAGCCTGCGCGTTATCGAGGTCGCCGACCGCTCGACGCCGATGACGTCAATGGGAGTGGACGCGGGCGTGATGCTCATGACCGATACGCTGGTCGCAAGCGTTTATCAGCAAGACCGCAAAAAGTATGCCGCCGCGTATCGCGGGGGCATTGTGGCGGCGTTCTCCGAGCGCCGCGAATAG
- the hisS gene encoding histidine--tRNA ligase yields the protein MGQKVQGTEDLYGGYMRAWQHMQDVARELFGAYGFDMIETPAIEQVDTFVHGIGESTDVVRKEMFRVVSGALFGDLLEAGTEAGLKPRQRMAMRPEGTAGVVRAAVENNLVPQGAAPAKLWYAEAMFRGERPQKGRLRQFHQVGVEWLGASDPASDAECIIMLMEFFKRLGFDPSKLHLYINSMGDGACRPAYREKVRQFILDHKDEMCEDCLERAEINPLRAFDCKNPHCHEVMAGAPLVNDHLCGDCAEHYAAVKRYLDEAGVSYTEDPTLVRGLDYYTRTVFEVEVADAGVGAIGGGGRYDGLMELEGGKPTPGIGFAVGFERIALALASQGVELATPEPTCVYVAGTSAEERDAVFAATLALRGAGIRTEADYQGRSLKSQFKQADKLHATYCVVLGPEEVAAGVATIRDMATHEQVQVPMADLAAEVAARLA from the coding sequence ATGGGACAGAAGGTTCAGGGAACCGAGGACCTCTACGGCGGCTACATGCGCGCCTGGCAGCACATGCAGGACGTGGCGCGCGAGCTGTTTGGCGCCTACGGCTTCGACATGATCGAGACGCCGGCCATCGAGCAGGTGGACACCTTCGTCCATGGTATCGGCGAGTCCACCGACGTGGTTCGCAAGGAGATGTTCCGCGTGGTCTCCGGCGCCCTCTTCGGCGACCTTCTTGAGGCGGGCACCGAGGCGGGCCTGAAGCCGCGCCAGCGCATGGCCATGCGTCCGGAGGGAACCGCCGGCGTGGTTCGTGCCGCCGTGGAGAACAACCTGGTGCCGCAGGGCGCCGCGCCGGCCAAGCTCTGGTACGCCGAGGCCATGTTCCGCGGCGAGCGCCCGCAGAAGGGCCGCCTGCGCCAGTTCCACCAGGTGGGCGTGGAGTGGCTGGGCGCCTCGGACCCTGCGTCTGACGCCGAGTGCATCATCATGCTCATGGAGTTCTTCAAGCGCCTGGGCTTTGACCCCTCCAAGCTGCACCTCTACATCAACTCCATGGGTGACGGCGCGTGCCGCCCGGCCTACCGCGAGAAGGTCCGCCAGTTCATCCTCGACCACAAGGACGAGATGTGCGAGGACTGCCTCGAGCGCGCCGAGATTAACCCGCTGCGCGCCTTCGACTGCAAGAACCCGCACTGCCACGAGGTCATGGCCGGCGCGCCGCTGGTAAACGACCACCTCTGCGGCGACTGCGCGGAGCACTACGCCGCGGTCAAGCGCTACCTGGACGAGGCAGGCGTCTCCTACACCGAGGACCCCACGCTCGTGCGTGGTCTTGACTACTACACCCGCACTGTCTTTGAGGTCGAGGTTGCGGATGCCGGCGTCGGTGCCATCGGCGGCGGCGGCCGCTACGACGGCCTTATGGAGCTCGAGGGCGGCAAGCCCACCCCGGGCATCGGCTTTGCCGTGGGCTTCGAGCGCATTGCGCTGGCGCTGGCCTCCCAGGGCGTGGAGCTTGCCACGCCGGAGCCCACCTGCGTCTACGTTGCCGGCACGTCCGCCGAGGAGCGCGACGCCGTCTTTGCCGCCACGCTCGCGCTGCGCGGCGCTGGTATCCGTACCGAGGCCGACTATCAGGGTCGCAGCTTGAAGTCCCAGTTCAAGCAGGCCGACAAGCTGCACGCCACCTACTGCGTGGTGCTTGGTCCCGAGGAGGTGGCCGCCGGCGTGGCAACCATTCGCGACATGGCCACCCATGAGCAGGTGCAGGTCCCCATGGCCGACCTCGCCGCTGAGGTCGCCGCCCGCCTGGCGTAA
- a CDS encoding threonine aldolase family protein translates to MRMFMNDYSEGACPQIMDALLATNGEQCVGYTEGDPHCKHARELIRAACGRDDVDVEFCIGGTSANVIGVTGLLEDWEGAICTPDGHINVHETGAVAACGRTVLPTDDADGFLSPEAAERVWQFQTSCGRHMTRPGAIYISNTTESGGVWDLARFDAICDWADERGLKIFLDGARIASGLTSPAVDGLTLEHIAARCSAFYLGGTKNGMLMGEAMVITDPKLKAAFPYVQKERGGLLAKGRLLGVQFETAFAQPADGDEALYWQLARSANNCALKLRDGMVGLGFEPYRHSDSNQQFFTVSTSQQQAFEAACNCETFFTLPDGRRVIRFVTSWATQPSDVDELLALAKTLA, encoded by the coding sequence ATGCGCATGTTCATGAACGACTACTCCGAGGGTGCCTGCCCCCAGATCATGGACGCGCTTCTCGCCACCAACGGCGAGCAGTGCGTCGGCTACACCGAGGGAGACCCCCACTGCAAGCACGCCCGCGAGCTCATCCGCGCCGCCTGCGGGCGCGATGACGTAGACGTCGAGTTCTGCATCGGCGGCACCTCGGCCAACGTCATCGGCGTGACCGGACTCCTCGAGGACTGGGAGGGTGCCATCTGCACGCCCGACGGCCACATCAACGTCCACGAGACCGGCGCCGTGGCGGCCTGCGGCCGCACGGTGCTGCCCACCGACGACGCCGACGGCTTCCTCTCCCCCGAGGCGGCCGAGCGCGTCTGGCAGTTCCAGACCTCCTGCGGCCGCCACATGACCCGTCCCGGCGCCATCTACATCTCAAACACCACGGAGTCTGGCGGCGTCTGGGACCTCGCGCGCTTTGACGCCATCTGCGACTGGGCAGACGAGCGCGGCCTCAAGATCTTCCTCGACGGCGCCCGCATCGCGAGCGGCCTCACCTCGCCGGCGGTGGACGGCCTCACGCTTGAGCACATCGCAGCCCGCTGCTCGGCCTTCTACCTGGGCGGGACCAAGAACGGCATGCTCATGGGCGAGGCCATGGTCATCACCGACCCCAAGCTCAAGGCCGCCTTCCCCTACGTGCAGAAGGAGCGCGGCGGCCTGCTTGCCAAGGGCCGCCTGCTGGGCGTCCAGTTCGAGACCGCCTTCGCCCAGCCCGCCGACGGCGACGAGGCCCTCTACTGGCAGCTGGCCAGAAGCGCCAACAACTGCGCCCTGAAGCTGCGCGACGGCATGGTCGGGCTGGGCTTTGAGCCCTACCGTCACTCCGACTCCAACCAGCAGTTCTTCACGGTGAGCACTTCCCAGCAGCAGGCCTTCGAGGCGGCCTGCAACTGCGAGACCTTCTTCACCCTGCCCGACGGCCGCCGCGTCATCCGCTTCGTCACGTCCTGGGCCACCCAGCCCTCAGACGTCGACGAGCTCCTGGCCCTCGCCAAGACGCTGGCCTAG
- a CDS encoding PTS sugar transporter subunit IIA yields MRLVLAGHGHYASGVASAVAMLSGNEEAVSFADFTPVDSPDEFGSRLRNIAECGEAVVIICDLVGGTPYNRACMIAHENDQVKVVAGMNLAAILEAALSIEDGPKASEVVDLLCASVPGGVGFFEESAGRSDMIDEEEDL; encoded by the coding sequence ATGAGATTGGTACTTGCTGGGCACGGGCATTACGCTTCGGGCGTTGCATCTGCCGTCGCTATGCTTTCTGGTAATGAGGAAGCTGTATCGTTTGCCGATTTCACCCCGGTCGACTCGCCGGATGAGTTCGGTTCCCGCCTGAGAAACATCGCAGAATGTGGCGAGGCGGTTGTGATTATCTGCGATCTGGTCGGCGGCACCCCCTACAACCGTGCCTGCATGATTGCGCATGAGAACGACCAGGTTAAGGTCGTTGCCGGAATGAACTTGGCTGCGATCCTGGAAGCGGCCCTGAGCATTGAGGATGGGCCGAAGGCTTCGGAAGTCGTGGACCTTCTTTGCGCGTCGGTTCCCGGAGGAGTCGGGTTTTTTGAGGAAAGCGCCGGCCGGTCGGATATGATTGATGAGGAAGAGGACCTCTAG
- a CDS encoding mannitol dehydrogenase family protein, with product MRKVTIIGAGRTGRGTFGELFFSEGGFDIAFADINADLVRALCEQGYFVTKQTNLDTGTFKQVRVEGFEAYDVRADRGAYLRRLADSEFVAVAVFPASFDAVAQDLADMIRLRIDEGMAHKAAVIIGGNFVGLRSYFEGALEKLLDADELAVLDDQVALITSKANRKVTFSSDPDAEPLALEGDDKPILPVEDRFFFDEGYEYPSFFQRSNDVELSMAEKIWSENLLHCSLGFMGAYKGCEYLNDAASDELCADLAGKAWREGRRALEAEFGIPVPDDSLLETMLGKFSSPYFRDRIERVVRQPIRKLCRGERFLGPALLCLKHGIMPFFILRAAAYGFFVPNTGDEQAAKIEEILASMPLENAVVTITGLNPSVPDEAIACRLLVGFVQEIQCLEGAEKPKPAEGEITR from the coding sequence ATGAGAAAGGTGACGATCATCGGCGCCGGCCGCACAGGCCGAGGGACATTCGGCGAGCTGTTTTTCTCTGAGGGCGGATTCGATATCGCCTTTGCGGACATCAACGCCGACCTCGTGCGCGCTCTCTGCGAGCAGGGATACTTCGTCACCAAACAGACCAATCTTGACACGGGCACGTTTAAGCAGGTTCGCGTCGAGGGTTTTGAGGCATATGATGTCCGGGCGGACCGTGGGGCCTATCTGCGCAGGCTTGCCGACTCGGAGTTCGTTGCGGTTGCGGTCTTCCCCGCTTCCTTTGACGCCGTGGCTCAAGACCTTGCCGATATGATTCGCCTACGAATTGATGAGGGCATGGCCCATAAGGCGGCGGTGATCATCGGCGGCAACTTTGTCGGGCTTCGCAGCTATTTCGAGGGTGCCTTGGAGAAGCTGCTTGACGCAGACGAGCTCGCCGTGCTCGACGATCAAGTCGCCCTCATTACCTCAAAGGCCAACCGTAAGGTGACCTTCTCGTCCGACCCGGACGCGGAGCCGCTCGCCCTTGAGGGGGACGATAAGCCCATTCTTCCGGTCGAGGACCGCTTCTTCTTCGACGAGGGGTATGAGTACCCGTCCTTTTTCCAGCGCTCGAATGATGTCGAGCTGAGCATGGCCGAGAAGATCTGGAGCGAGAATCTCCTTCACTGCTCGCTTGGCTTCATGGGTGCTTACAAGGGCTGCGAATACCTTAACGACGCTGCGTCCGACGAGCTCTGCGCTGACCTTGCGGGAAAAGCCTGGAGAGAGGGAAGGCGAGCCCTTGAGGCTGAGTTCGGCATCCCCGTGCCGGACGACTCGCTGCTCGAGACCATGCTGGGCAAGTTCAGCAGCCCTTATTTCCGCGATCGCATCGAGCGCGTTGTTAGACAGCCCATCCGTAAGCTCTGCAGGGGTGAGCGCTTCCTCGGTCCTGCACTGCTTTGCTTGAAGCACGGCATCATGCCTTTCTTTATTCTTCGCGCCGCCGCCTATGGGTTCTTTGTTCCCAATACGGGCGACGAGCAGGCCGCAAAGATCGAGGAGATTCTCGCTTCGATGCCGCTCGAGAATGCAGTCGTCACTATTACGGGTTTGAATCCGTCCGTTCCCGACGAGGCAATCGCCTGCCGTCTCTTGGTCGGTTTTGTCCAGGAAATTCAATGTTTGGAGGGGGCTGAGAAGCCCAAGCCTGCAGAAGGAGAGATAACCCGATGA
- a CDS encoding branched-chain amino acid aminotransferase, producing the protein MEKKDLDWGNLSFAYMHTDYSYVCNYKDGAWEEGGLTSDHTVTLSECAGLLHYCQEVFEGLKAYTTENGDIVCFRPDMNAQRMYDSAARLEMPSFPKDKFVEAVEMVVRANAAWVPPFGSGATLYIRPFMFATGDVIGVKPATEYQFRILVTPVGPYYKGGVKPVKLQVPEFDRAAPHGTGNIKAGLNYAMSLHPSVIAHSKGYADNLFLDPQTRTYVEETGGANVLFVKKDGTLVVPQSFTDSILPSITRRSLVDVAEKMLGMTVEQRPVRFDEIDQFVECGMCGTAAVISPVGQIDNGDQSIVYGMEHVGPVMKKLRETLTGIQSGAIEDQFGWVHKIDVE; encoded by the coding sequence ATGGAGAAGAAGGACCTGGACTGGGGCAACCTCAGCTTTGCTTACATGCACACGGACTACAGCTACGTGTGCAACTACAAGGATGGCGCCTGGGAAGAGGGCGGCCTTACCTCCGACCACACCGTCACGCTGTCCGAGTGCGCCGGCCTTCTCCACTACTGCCAGGAGGTCTTTGAGGGTCTGAAGGCCTACACCACCGAGAACGGCGACATCGTCTGCTTCCGTCCCGACATGAACGCCCAGCGCATGTACGACTCCGCTGCCCGCCTCGAGATGCCGAGCTTCCCCAAGGACAAGTTCGTCGAGGCCGTCGAGATGGTCGTCCGCGCCAACGCCGCCTGGGTGCCGCCCTTTGGCTCCGGCGCCACGCTCTACATCCGTCCGTTCATGTTCGCCACGGGCGACGTCATTGGCGTGAAGCCCGCCACCGAGTACCAGTTCCGCATCCTCGTGACCCCCGTGGGCCCCTACTACAAGGGTGGCGTCAAGCCCGTCAAGCTGCAGGTCCCCGAGTTCGACCGCGCCGCTCCCCACGGTACCGGCAACATCAAGGCCGGCCTGAACTACGCCATGTCGCTGCACCCCAGCGTCATCGCCCACTCCAAGGGCTACGCCGACAACCTCTTCCTTGACCCGCAGACCCGTACCTACGTCGAGGAGACCGGTGGCGCCAACGTGCTCTTCGTCAAGAAGGACGGCACCCTCGTGGTCCCGCAGTCCTTCACCGACTCCATCCTGCCCTCCATCACCCGCCGCTCCCTCGTGGACGTGGCCGAGAAGATGCTTGGCATGACCGTCGAGCAGCGCCCGGTGCGCTTTGACGAGATCGACCAGTTCGTCGAGTGCGGCATGTGCGGCACCGCCGCCGTCATCTCCCCGGTCGGTCAGATTGACAACGGCGACCAGAGCATCGTCTACGGCATGGAGCACGTCGGCCCCGTCATGAAGAAGCTCCGCGAGACCCTCACCGGCATCCAGTCCGGCGCCATCGAGGACCAGTTCGGTTGGGTCCACAAGATCGACGTGGAGTAG
- a CDS encoding ABC transporter permease, whose product MKARDLAYETGSALLANRMRTLLTILGIVIGIAAVIALTSLIDGMRAAIVGQLGLNAARTVEITCWPPNNRQLTEADVETMARDLAGDYDFITCCANAWSSVSSPTSSSEEMTIIACDEKFFEARGLKAQKGRVFTAEENEESSMVVVLGGASVKKLFGQADADAVGKTVRIGNDTYTVVGTLESDSMQGDWGVAYIPYRTAKVRLIGQQDDAALSIFGFARENADIYRVAERTDSYLRTKYNIPEADPDGGGSSEEGYCHVSTAQSMLDQLESTMSSFRLMAFAVAGISLLVGGIGIMNMMLTNVTERIREIGLRKALGAKRADITAQFLLESIAICIAGGVIGVAVGYGAAWLLAGFAGSSLGYESLVPVITPQTALLAAGICCGIGVLFGFYPARRAARLDPVEALRYQ is encoded by the coding sequence ATGAAAGCGCGCGACCTCGCCTACGAGACAGGCTCGGCACTTCTTGCCAACCGGATGCGGACCCTGCTCACCATCCTCGGCATCGTAATCGGCATCGCCGCCGTGATCGCGCTCACGTCGCTCATCGACGGCATGCGCGCGGCCATTGTGGGCCAGCTCGGCCTCAACGCCGCCCGCACGGTCGAGATCACGTGTTGGCCGCCGAACAACCGACAGCTCACCGAGGCAGACGTCGAGACCATGGCCCGCGACCTCGCCGGCGACTACGACTTCATAACCTGCTGCGCCAACGCCTGGTCGAGCGTGTCGAGCCCGACCTCCTCGTCCGAGGAGATGACGATCATAGCCTGCGACGAGAAATTCTTTGAGGCGAGGGGCCTGAAGGCCCAGAAGGGACGGGTCTTCACCGCCGAGGAGAACGAGGAGTCCTCGATGGTGGTCGTGCTCGGCGGGGCCTCGGTAAAGAAGCTCTTTGGGCAAGCCGACGCCGATGCCGTGGGAAAGACGGTGCGCATCGGCAACGACACCTATACCGTGGTTGGCACGCTCGAGTCGGACAGCATGCAGGGCGACTGGGGCGTGGCCTACATCCCCTACCGCACGGCCAAAGTCCGCCTGATCGGCCAGCAGGACGACGCCGCGCTTAGTATCTTCGGCTTTGCTCGCGAGAACGCCGACATCTACAGGGTGGCCGAGCGCACCGACTCGTACCTGCGCACGAAGTACAACATCCCCGAGGCCGACCCGGACGGGGGCGGCAGCTCGGAGGAGGGCTACTGCCACGTCTCGACGGCCCAGTCTATGCTCGACCAGCTGGAGAGCACGATGTCGTCTTTCCGCCTGATGGCGTTCGCCGTGGCGGGAATCTCGCTTCTAGTCGGCGGCATCGGCATCATGAACATGATGCTCACCAATGTGACCGAGAGGATCCGCGAGATCGGCCTGCGCAAGGCGCTCGGCGCCAAGCGAGCGGACATCACAGCGCAGTTCCTGCTCGAGAGCATCGCGATCTGCATCGCGGGCGGCGTCATCGGCGTCGCCGTGGGCTACGGCGCGGCATGGCTGCTCGCGGGCTTCGCCGGGTCGAGCCTCGGCTACGAGAGCCTCGTCCCCGTGATCACACCGCAGACCGCGCTTCTGGCGGCGGGCATCTGCTGCGGCATCGGCGTGCTGTTCGGGTTCTACCCCGCCCGGCGCGCCGCCCGCCTCGACCCCGTGGAGGCGCTGCGCTACCAGTAA
- a CDS encoding PTS sugar transporter subunit IIB, whose amino-acid sequence MIAHYRVDSRVVHGQTTTRVTKENPVDDVIIVDDEISRDKFMLGVFANTLGSIRVLGFSVKKALEKLPQASASKKRYLVIFKTPETAQELVEQGFEFDGVLNCGPQPNCDGAKLVEKMLYLTEPQIDALNYLDSRGVKLIINPAFTTPDLSWPEAKRKAGI is encoded by the coding sequence TTGATTGCTCACTATCGCGTGGACAGTCGTGTGGTGCATGGCCAGACGACAACGAGGGTGACGAAAGAGAACCCGGTCGATGACGTGATCATCGTCGATGATGAGATCTCTCGGGACAAGTTCATGCTCGGAGTCTTCGCAAACACGCTCGGATCCATTCGCGTGCTCGGTTTTTCTGTCAAGAAAGCTCTCGAGAAGCTGCCCCAGGCATCTGCGTCAAAGAAGCGCTATCTCGTGATCTTCAAGACGCCCGAGACTGCTCAGGAGCTCGTGGAGCAGGGCTTTGAGTTCGACGGCGTCCTCAACTGCGGTCCGCAGCCCAACTGTGACGGCGCAAAGCTCGTCGAAAAGATGTTGTACCTCACGGAGCCTCAGATCGATGCGCTGAATTATCTGGATTCCCGCGGCGTCAAGCTGATCATCAATCCTGCGTTCACTACCCCTGATCTTTCCTGGCCCGAGGCAAAGAGAAAGGCTGGCATCTAA